catcattctcaaataatccaaaggcatcctaaccccaccccacacccacacacacatttctacttgattaaccatattggcattacttattttcatggaaacatatcccttattcctgatttagttcaaatcgtgagaaatgttgatgtataattaattcctattcataatgggataaaacagaagtcaacaggattgaatccattgttccttggagaagaagatttcccatcgatttagtaaaatattataaatatgattttaaaagaaggcaacaccctgaaaaagtcttattttcgtattttcattatttacagaccattctgtggtataaataggaatctagaggaagaaaggtgtttaaagtcactgacacacacacttaactgaggtttccttagcacaggaagaagatatatcaatcctctatatctggagagtttctccaggaccctaatgatataaaagtcttcaggtctctaggttaaaacaacattgcttttgcctataatttatgcaaagtaacctcttttatacagtaatcatattgatgtgtgtatgcatacagaaatatacaggtaagtgcagaggatagggaagggtatactgttttctgctacttcactccctaattttccccttgtgacagggtttcttgctgagctaggagtgaggctgacattcaggaagccacagtcatccttctgtctctgccactccaattcctaagcactggtgttgtaggtgaatgtttcaccaaacacttggctttacccctgggacatctccccagattcttctttattttaaataacctctggattacttttgccctcaatgtaatgaaactgctgtataagaatttgttatttagaagatggacatataagtggtctgtgtgtgttcagtacagacatggtatattaagaactactttccttaattccttgagaatttcatacactatattttgatggaatttactttccaattcttttagtaactcctcccagaaaaaaaactggcccattcccacctaactcctcctgccaacttcatatctcgtcttctcccctttgttacaacccattcaaatcatttgtgtttcccataaactcttgggcatctggcttccagtagagaatgaacaatctatcaccttcaaagtcaatacctttgatgaaaactgactattcatccttcatcaactgtctataccttatcagatagtgaaaagtgatagtgagccttcccgttcagtgatggaagacagaatggcctgattttgtgcagaaagacacagtttttctcttacctctgtgccttacaagattttcattctcttccttgaggatttctaagattcagctcctctacttcttgcctctttctgtgagtatttgtgaatatgcatgtgtgtctatattacagatgtctgagtttacatacaactcaactcagagtgggattttgcaattaactgctggcactatctcacactagactatattccttaatgcagacttggtgtgggtaagtaccagaaaggaactggagattgctagatatcttcagagttagttgtagtataggtgaagtttagacttctgaccttacattctggctagaattttgaacaaaacggagatatccttgaagagatagatggatcctatcactttgtttcaaataaagaattctgtggttaaattgttttgaaatgttagtcatgggtctttgatgaaggctttggtccacagtacaatgttcataggtagtacaatatgctctctgaaaagtgattggaacctgagggcttgaatcaatgagttaatcaatcaatggatgtgcatggaatgggtaaaaaacttgtaaatgaacgtggtcatttggacatgtcttcaaagctgtttattgtctttgtcccttcttgtgttaatgctgactagctgccaataagttgaacaattttgctgcttcatgcccctttcatattcatgtgatcatggatccttctttaattttgatagtaacatgtcaggttcagaggaaacatggcttaattctttaattttttttttctagaaacggcatgctaagtgtagaaccaatgttacctagttgttgtagttggaatattcagccacggtatctgttgtctttgagactcaagaactttgctgctacccacaccactggtcttttttctgaattcactattgtattttagtagatttcaatatcatatgaagtaccagaaaaatgagtgaaaaatgacagtggtgagatgtgtttagaatcattaaattacacacttaaaaataaataaatcaatggatttatatagtacataaatcaaactccaataaaacttctgaaaaggcttaacactccattccctcaggagaaataaatcaattaaaagtcattggattaattgatgagaattttttctggttaaagctgacttggcaggaagttggacagattggagtgtctcccagaaagtgtaacacacattagaatgtaggtgttgtgaggctataagacatattcactacttgtcacctattattgagtattcttgctgttggaggtacttacccttcacttctgccatggagggaagtgggtctatacctagtcataaggaggagattgggatgaataatgtttgtgtgggttatggagcaggataaaccttaatgtgctgggatttttttttatctccaacttgacaatctagcgtcaccttaggagagagaacaattgaagaattgtctctattcacttggtttttgggtaagtctatgggacattttcttccttgatggtcgatgtgtgagggtaggcaactgtgggtaagctcatcagtagtcatttataaaagggaggcttttactctgtatttaaataaaatatttgatcaagccacatgatttttggtggtttgaataagaatatcccctatagattcatatatatggatatttagtcaccagggattggcagtgtgtttaaggattagaaggaatgagagaagatgtggcttcattggaggaagtggtagtgtcaataagggtggtctttgagttttcaagaaaccaatgtaatggcagaatatctgtctctgtctaaggatcaatagttctattgctccagtgctgcggtcactaacttgatgttggactaaacttctgtaagtgtattcaagcccccagttaatgctttgtttcataatagttgttttatccatgatgtctcttcacagcaatagaacaatgactaagatagggtcaagcaataagcactctttcctggtaatgcttcaagttcctgttttgccttccttggtaatagtctgtaacatgtaagctaataacccttatattcccaagttatgtttgatgttagtattcatcagtgtgagaaagatgcaaactagaacaattgcatgtcattatatacatgagaatatcttacctttaaattaaaataaaacacctacacattatttgtccttataggataagtgacagtggtactattagatattttgtttctctaagaaattgtcttacttaaaatttctattgttgtaaggacataccatgtccaaagagctatttccatagcaaaagttttattcagcttatattccacattgctgtacatcatcaaagtagttgggaaagaaactgaaaccacacaggttcttggatccagaagctcatgcataggccatggagtggtgatgcttattgacatgctccttaagtcttgcttccatgaggagcacaagactaccaccacaagggtgtcaccacccacaatgaactgggtcctctcccaccaattaagaaaattccttacagcttgatcttaaagaggcattttctcaactgaggctcctcctctttcaagactctagatcttgtcaagtttctatgaaaccagtatggcactctgaatgtagttggactacgaggaggtgtggccttataggagtaggtgtagcctctttggaggaagcatataactgtgaggctttaaagctctgctcagtgtggaagacaccatccctgcatgcagaagactctaagcttcctctccaccaccacatattcccagccacttgcatgtttacttccttgatgatagtggacagaacctttgaaactgcaatgaaatgttgaaaagccctaatgaaatgtttctaatgagttgccttagtcatagtgatatttcacagcattggaaccctaattaagacatccagctagcacaaaaactctcttaaataccaaaattaatcaacaatagagagtattttcaagtcatttggcatttaaacttattctagagaaaaaacacaaatgattgagtccatgacaagcctgactaaaaacaaaaaaaaaaaaaatacaaaaacaaaaacaaaaaaaaaaacccaaagaaaacaaaaacaaaaacaaaactacaacaacaataaaaccaaacaaacaaaagaaacactcagagtgcttatgggacccagtaagacccccatgaagcacaggggctactcaggagtagtgaccaaaatattgggcaacctcatagagtttgaaacccatgagaactggcatagaaaagaggtcagcacatatgcattgagtacaccttcactgttttatgagaatgaggtcacacataaatttaagactggaatatccagggaatagacaggctgaaatggtacataggtatgttgggagtcagatgtttggaggagagccaggggaacaggccatggggaacattttgatggtcatctggggcactccacagagacatccaaaagatcacaggattcatcccaggcaaagagtgctcagggaaagcactcaggatccatgccccaccatatattatctcaccgtatactcattttctcttttaaattactatttgacctgatcggctggctatttgttaagaaaccaaagaacctaatgtggatatgtccaattttaactacttgcagaaaatttctattcttcctgggtctcctgcttcacattttgagaacttcatcttagaatatttttgttcctcagtgtcctttactcctttgtgtgtcctttattgtttttaaaggttaccatcaatttaatctttcttaacttctacctggtctcttttctgcatgttaatattggatttcttaaaaagatatcttaatgggaatagagaggtgaccatgttgtcaagagtacttttgtaccgcaaaaaaactggatttgttttcttgaattcatatccaatggttaacaatcagctttaatgccagctccatgggatctgacaactcatgtctctgtggtcacctatactctcaagctactacccacccatataaataaagataataaatcttaaaatgagagacaagtttcatttggtttcattattcaaatgaaacctgattttgtctgatttctgagtctctttggatcagttttctgggttgcactttgtgtaacaaggccacattccttttatctatcactctttcccccaacttgttgtttctccctcagacttcattccagagattctatctatgtcctgtctttctccccttcttcctaaaaatccatcttttgctgccatccctgctcctctaagtcatatctccaattccttgctcactatgcagaccacagaatctaagtcctgtccattttagcctgtgtaatattagatgtatgcactgttcacagcctgagttgcaactttcatcttgctttgatgttctttccaccatagtccatcttttccaacaatgtgttcactaaaagcatgtcatgtcacacgtattaatttttagaacaaaaaaaattttattgacaaagatactgaggttgtcaaagacccataggtacccaacacaggaaaataaacatttttttcaattctataagtttacttttctgtactttgtgattttttttaatttaagtgatatttgacaccagagtatagacatagatatgtaggtcaccaagaattttgataaagtacacagtagaattggctagaactttgtaaacaacctttccgaactttttggatccatcatctctggtgtactgcacccaggaacctattaagaagtcattgtcatcacctgatctcgcctcagccagaggggtctctggaatgatgtggaggttaccttccttgtagtcatccaggagctgatagacttagaggaccggatccttcttgtaggaaatgtaaaaatagtcctgtaagaatggcacctgggctagcaccatcccactccagttgtcctcagagccatctttcccctcaaatttgtgttgtacctctctgcaaaccagggcgctggcgaggtggacatccctcacctgaagaaaaactactttgtgaggcaagaccttaagatttaaaatcctctcatcgctgtggagctcctgtccgtagacactgtcaattccgtcatacttcaccaaataaagagaagggtttgttggcagttgacctagaatgatggccttccaatgggtgacaggctcattaccttccttccacccgtgagaaattctgcagccaacaatattccccagggcctgggaagaaggcttcctcctactcttcttcttgagtgatgtcatgctcagactcttcagaggtattgtcttcttcctggctgtagacctgttgtgctaaatcacactgtctaagtggcttccattctcttcaaatatcatacttgcccattgcctgggactgaagatcttgcccgtttacgccagacacaatgctgttgcctctgtcatatatatgaattcctgatgggcaatggttatgggttgggagtgaatgctggaccaagactcttctctacgagaacttctgagcatgtgaagaagactatgctaaacagatttgagctcctaaaattaattttataaaaataagaagttaataagtcagccatggtggtacacgcatttaatcccagaactcagaaggcaaggacaggcagatttctaaattagagaccagcctggtctacaaagtgagttccagggaagccagtgctatagagaggaaccctgtctcaacaacaacaacaacaacaacaagtaaaagaaaacagaagaaaatcaaacgaaaaacaaacaaaagagaaattcaaacaaaaaataacaaaacaaacaatcaaatggagaagttaataggaagtggtggtgacccataactttaatcatagtactcaagaggcagagtgaggcagaccttagtgagataaaggctagtctggtctacacagtgattttcctgacagccaaatctaaacatacagaaactcaaataaaattaaccaagcaggcaaacaaacaaacaaagaaacaaagaaacaaaaaaacaaggacataaaaatagtgtaattaacaagtaattctctagagctcagaagaatatactcagatcaacatttatttcttcagccctgagttaatttgtctctgatgaggatcatctccttgaaattctatgtcaatttaggttgtgctatgactattacacccaatgatcaagaagaagagaaaaaaaaaaaataaaagggccagaagggtcaccatgactctcttgtacgtgtaaggactgagctaagtgcctgcattcacaaatatcttcccagggacacagcacaccactgtccttctttattgtttctcctgacccagcttcaaaattatttgatgaagccattgcatcagtgaactcaagaacaactcaacaatttgaggcaatatcagccatttagaactaatatcttctaacatgcacttggacaaagaggagatttggcattttagtggaattgtgatctagatattgttagcaaggataataaattcaggagataaactaacctagaccattcatctccctagctaataaacatggagaaagtaaattgtacagtaactctctgtaggagagaaaatttttagctttctgtagctatgagggtcctaattactacataaatatacttacccatagaaaaatatcctagatgtcaagattctgtctcctgatacagaccaggcaccaaaagcctgtgggaaaaaatgacctggctttgacacaccactgtgaagatagtgaactcaccttcaatggattctagcgcctccaagtggaatagatgagcaacctccagccagtgctctgtgacatcaccctagttcagcttacatcatagaacccctctcaggctggttccttccctagttacactcagaaacgttcagcatctcgaatttaccttttcatatggcctcctagaaataataaatgaaatcccaactgaaaggcctgatgatctgagtaatattctgccaaagaatttcacccttgcattgtttttattgtttggttgttggatttttatttatttgtttggtttgtgttttgttttgtttcatttttgtttttattttcgttctgagaaagtcttcggtttctgacttgacaacatccatggtggttatttttcatgttccaacctttcccttggttatctttaagctgtgcttcttatcataaatattgccagactctttgaggcagcacactggatagcacaccaattttcactttatgaaaacccacagttagaggaggactaattttatgcaaaaaaacctggaatttgacagggttaaatgacatatattgaaaccaatggcaatcatgaattatggattctttggaaagtaggaggaaaacatagatcttgggcatgcttacaaagttgtgataaaattaaaacaaacctgatatctcccagtcatattttaaaggtttttaaaatttaccagcacttctgatcacaaggaatttcagagattaaatgaagtaaaacaggatgaaatagatgaggtaattttagttttgaaatatgtgtagacagaatactggacacaggtatgtataaaatttacttacaaattagaggacactttaattgttcatgccacatagatcttcagttcttcaaaaaaaatcgttttcagtaccttccacggtccccaccacaccctgtacatcatcttcatagaatatgacactatccatagagagctagatccttcaacaacagtcataaaaaaaaaatcattccttaaggtgtggccacaggccaatgtgatggaggatctttatctgagattctatcttcccaggttgatttaagttcacaaaaaaaaaatctaagaaggaccactacatatccatatcatcaattcatcaatattgattgcctcactgtatgaaacatacatgctatggagtgattttagatgtcaactactggatgaatgacttaaaaaggagagacagagagaaagagagagagagagagagagagagagagagagagagagagagagagagagagagagagagagagaaatatatttctcatctatgtgtattagtgcagggctttgttttcaaaaaaatggatggaacgttaaaatactatatattaggttagacaagtaaaactcaaaatgacaattgtgaaaatataaatttaataagaggcattaaaaaataggaggtattttggaagagtaagcgcagcagcagggggagatttgataccaatggaggacagtggggaggatgaagatggtaaaaggacactataaacctgtgcaaagggtcacagaaaaggcctgcgacttgtacacttaaaaaacactggtataaagtaacagagtccaaataatattttgattaatttggggattttagcttcaagacactaaaaaatatatttgtatttttcaactcacttgtggttcttgcaatgttgtacatgatatgggtgacaggatatggtaaggtgcttcaatgtttgtgtatcatttatcatcaaatgcacatg
The sequence above is a segment of the Mus musculus strain C57BL/6J chromosome Y genomic patch of type FIX, GRCm38.p6 PATCHES MG4211_PATCH genome. Coding sequences within it:
- the Gm20738 gene encoding Ssty1 family member (The RefSeq protein has 5 substitutions compared to this genomic sequence), which encodes MTSLKKKSRRKPSSQALGNIVGCRISHGWKQGNEPVTHWKAIILGQLPTNPSLYLVKYDGIDSVYGQELHSDERILNLKVLPPKVVFLQVRDVHLASALVCREVQHKFEGKDGSEDNWSGMVLAQVPFLQDYFYISYKKDPVLYVYQLLDDYKEGNLHIIPETPLAEARSGDDNDFLIGSWVQYTRDDGSKKFGKVVYKVLANSTVYFIKFLGDLHIYVYILVSNIT